AATCTTTATAAACAAACCACCAGGTAATGAATGAATATCACAGGAATATCTAAAAGTTTACAAGCCgtataataataaaatatgaaatttccgtCTTTGTGGTCATGGGTGCCTTTCAGGCCGCCGTGAGGGGCTTCGTGCACCCTGCAGACGACAACCTCTTCAAAACTTACAACTACTTGATGGGATTCGCACTTCCCGCGGCAGATCAGCATGTGCAAGGGTCGACGGTTCAGGCGAGGTACACGGATTTCGACGGAACACGAGTGCTGCTCTACGAAACCCGATCGGGTCGAAAGGGTCTCTCTCCAGCGCTGCTGTACTTCCACGGAGGAGGGTATGCCATGGGAAGTACCAGTAAGGAAAAGATACAATCTTTTAACCGCCTCCGTGCCATATTAAGCTCTTGTCCCTTTGGTATATGGGTCAAATTTGTCACATTTCTTGACTGGATGGCACAGAAAGTGCTAAACAGATGACGATATCATTAACTTTGTGTTCAGAAGttcatatagaaaaaaaaatatgcaatgGTTGAGGGATTAGATGATTGATTTAATGATAAAGGAAACAAACAAGGGTGTACCGCTCAGAAAACTAAACACACTTTTGCCTTGCGTTTGAATATATGCTTACATTCTCTTCCTAGCAAAGGTGTCTTTGTTTGGCCTTCCACACCTAATGATATCACTATAATCACTCCACGTTtcttatatacattttttttttcaggtttcgTGTTGAATTATTATCTTGAAGTTCCACATAACggaaaaggtaaaaaaaaaaaaggattttgtGCCGTTACTTTATTACAGGAGACTATGGACCTTTGACCAGGCGATTGGCCGAGGAATTGGATATGGTGGTTGTATCCGTCGAGTAAGTATTCGTGCTACACCCATGATATATGATCCTCCTATATAATACCATGAACACATAATGcatatcatatatttcaaaatgacaaaTATAATGTATCTTTCTCTTCCATGTAATGGTAATATAAAGAGTACATTATCACAAATGTTCTATACTTTGCTCTTAAGCAAGAGAAATACAGATCAGCCAAAGAAACAGTCACTATAGACACATGATAGAATTACACGAAGGCCAATCCTACATTTGTAATTCTCAGTGAAATTCAGAAAAGTGAACTGATTTTAACATGAGGAATACCATATCGTGACTGTCCACTCTAGGCTAATGAAAACATAAACTTCACCAACTAGAAATCCTCTTTGGAGTACCCAAATGTAACACAGACATAcagaaacatgcacacacacacgcacacacacacatttatattcCTATAACTAGCGGTATGTATTCATGAAACATTAAATTCTCTAAGAACTGTTGAAAACGATTATTATGTAATCATCTTAGTTTTCATAATCTCAACCGATGTAATCAGAAATAGTGTATAATAATGTTATGTGCCTCTGTAGCAAATTCAAATTACGCTATACATTGTACGATTATCCAGTGGTGCTAAACATAATAGGTCTTACCATGCAGAAATGTTACGAAAGCATGATAACTTAATCCATCCAgaggacaccccccccccccataaaaaaaaaaaaaaactgtttccaTGGATAGTATACTCAACAGGGAAGGGTATGCTAGCAATTCATTTTCCCCAGAGTTTACCCAAATGAGTAGCGAAATTCCCGTTCTTCGTTAATTCTTATAGAAACACTACTCGAGCAGAGCATTCTATTCGTGATGAAAACATCCCTTTAAATACCCTTCCACATATTCAGTGCATGGCATTTCAAATTTATTCTCTGAGGTGGGACGTACCGTAGGCCTATATAAGTAAACAATAAGAGGGATATGTATAATTCCATGCAAGTCCTAGCTCTTATAATACTCAGGACATAATGCCTGAACTTCATTTCGAATGCACTGCGATCTTTCCCAAttctgtatttaaaaaaaaaggggggggggaaaaaagaaatgaggtaATATTTAATTTGAATTGGATCTTATTACAGGTATAGACTGGCCCCCGTTCATCCTTTTCCAGCAGCGATTGAGGACTCTCTGAAGGCTACGAAATGGTTTCTGCGCAATGCGGCCCAGTTCGGCGTCGACCCCACTCGGGTAGCCGTCGGCGGCGACAGCGCCGGTGGTCATATTTCCGCCGTCATCGCCCAGCAACTCGACGACGATCCTTCTGTGCCCGACATCAAGCTCCAAGTCCTTATCTACCCTTGGCTTCAGATCTTCGACTTTCACACGCCTTCGTACCAGAACTATGAACGAATGTTTGGTGACAGTTTCGCCGTGTCCAGGCCACACGTGGCCGAGTTTGTATCAGCCCTGGTGCTCGGGAGACTCGACAACCACTTCATGGATCAACTGCAACGCAATGAGCACACGAGTGTTTCGTTTAAGCAATCTGAacagtacaaacatattttggACTATAACATCATAGCGAAGAAACTCGGCCAAACTATATCGACCCAGAGCGGTGACAAGCAAAATACTTACAAAGGAAACGAGACGCTATGGAAAGAGCTAAAGGACAAGCTCCTTGATCCCAGACTGTCGCCGATGGTTCGAGTTGACTTCAAAGGTAGTTGATAATATAATCCATCTTAGGCAGTTTTAACGCCTTTAAGCAGGAGATAATAAGTCCTTTTGGTAATTTGACATTCAACAACAGTTTAGATGATAATGAGATTAAAATTCATAACGAACGGAGTGAAGAAAAGCAATTGAAAAGAATACACCTTTTGAAAGAAACAGAATAAGCTTGTTCAAAGTTAAActttaaaccagggaggtgagactcactTCCCTGGTTAAACTGACTTTCAAAGTTACTATGAATAGGCCTTAGGAAACTTTGTTATAAATAGCTAATCTATTTATGTATGAACGAGATGCATAACATTTTAGATGTCATTTCTAGCATTTATACGAGGTAAAGAAGACATTGTAAACACAGTGTTGTATAAAATGAACCTTCTGTCACATTGCCTAGTATATTACATTgtcattacagtgcactcccgtttttACAAATTCCGGCTACAACgcagtaaaaattcaggctgcagcATTATCCGctgcatgtatttttattgtttatttgttcggttataatgaaattttgatgtgaagaaagaaaactgccggtcctgaggaaGTCCACTGTATTACAATGAATATGGCGATGTTTATCACAGTTGTGTGAATGAGGATTTTGAGAGGGAAATACTGATGCACATATAGTGCCATCCGTTGGAGATATTGACTGTGTAGCTGAGAACATACTGCACATGTTACATGATTTCAAGAACCATGGTTGTGGCAAGGTCAAGATTTTCTGATATATGGattcatataattatgttccTTCACTGAAAACCGAGACATCCAACAATATGGTTGTCATGAATTATATCACATTGTCTCATCATGGACATGAAAACACTGTTTCAAATCACGGCGAGCCTTTATAAGAATTTTTTTCGAGCTAGAATCACTATTTGGCCataaacagtgtttcaaaacactgtttctggccagaagaaaaatcttataaacgcaccCTTATTTTCTCATAACCCTACGATGATCACCATAAACACGTTCGTTATAATCTTGACTGCATTTGTTCGTAATAATTTTATGGATTTCCAATTGCTCGTGTATTACTACGACATACTTACGCATACTATACATGATTGGTATTATATCATTATGCATTATCATTTcgacggttttttttttttcggggtaGGTGACGATATATTTAGGCATAATTTGTGGAAAATAATGCagaaatcaagtcaaatcaaacgTGATTTCACTTCGAAAATCTTCAAATTTTAAATTCGAATGATATTTGATTTCCACTAACACGTTTGTTTTCGTACAAAATTCAAGGGAAACAAAATGTTCAAtgtctaaaacaaaacaaaaaatgcatatgATATAGAACGAATTCTTCAAAATAATTGCGTTAATGGAAAAGAGGGACCCACGTAAAAGACAAGCTTGTAGAAATGTGGGCCACTCAATACATTTAACTTGAAATCTTCCCTGCTTTGATGATTCTCTGTGAAATATAAAGCCTTTTAATAACTGAAACTTGCCACTCCCTGAACGAATCGCAGGTCTACCCATGGCATTCATCGCCACGTGCGAGTTGGACAGTCTGCGGGACGATGGCATTTTCTACGCCAGACTTCTCGAGGAGGCGGGCGTGCGCGTCGCGTGGAAAAACTACGCGGGAGTCTTTCACGGAGCGTCGGCGGCGGGACCGATCACGATTCCGTCTGGCGCGGAGATCATCGACAACGCCATCAACTTCATCCGAAGCAATATATGAACACTGTATGTGATATCTGCGATTCAATCGGGATGTAGTTTCCATACATCAAGATGCTGTCTAAATCTGAGGGACATTCGGCCCTTTTAAACTATAATTACGTATACATGTGCATGTCAATacttttatcgcaaaacgagctacCTCCATTCTGGTTAGGTTAAGATATCTGTAATTAcagctgctaaaaaaaaaaatcaaacaatgaaaatggTAAGAACGTACGGAATATTTTCAATCATGACTTCAGAACTTGGTTAGAACTAGCTTGGAACCTTTTTGCGATGAAACTCTGCATATCCGATATATtgacattgcaaaaaaaaaaaaaaaaaaaaaaaaaactcatctgACCGGGTTTGGGGGGATTTCTGTTTCGGGTGAATCATTCTGATGATCTTCACGTATCACTAATTCTTATGATGTTATAACAGGCAACATTGTGTCAAACTGAAATAAAATAACTTATACTTTTTATCATTAAAAGCACATCCCTTTCACaagaatataatgataatgataataataataatgataataatattattattattattattattaatgattataataataatgataataatgataatattaatagtatagtagtagtagtagtagtaataataataataataataatagtaataatacatacatacatacatacatacatacactgtagcGCCATTTTCCAttctgattaaatgctcaaggcccTTTACACCAAAgcaaaaagactgaaaatgcaataccataaaagaagaagaagatgaaaaagaaaacatgaaagtctgtcttcaaaacgCACCGTCAAACAAATAGGATTTTAGGTTACTCCTATAAAAGGCGTTAtggagcttgagtctttcagctcacgtgGAAGTGAATTAAAGGTACATTATTATACGTACATTATTATACGTTAAGAAATCGATTTCATTTGCAAGTTGTATAGTAGTTGATTTGAAGATCAATTTTTGTCGACAATGCAATATCTTACGACTATTATTTCTGTGTCAGTTCTCAAAACAGTCTTTCACTTCGAAGTACTCATTCAGATTCTAGCAGGAACAAGCACCTATAGTTGGTTATAGTCGGTTGTCATTCGTCAATATGAACTGGACGGAACAGTGTATACAAAACATTTCGACTGCGATGTGTCTAGAAATAATGCATATTTGTATTTGCATGCGTTTACGGTGTTAATATTCCACACCTGAAACTTGATATGAAGATCTCAAAACTTATTTTGAGGGGTAAATTGAGGGGTAagcaccctcccctcccctccccgtCAGGTCCCCCACCCCTCATGCACATACACTTGCACCATTTGTATTGTTAAAGAAAATAGATAGATCATggattcttttcttcttttcagagGATGTTACGATTTCAAGCAAGCATAATAGAAAATACAACTTATACTGCTCATTGCATGTGATAAGCCTGTATTACTTTATGATGATTTGAGTCACAAAATCAATATGTACCCTCAGTGGCATCatactttgtgtatgtgttttttcttctttgttaaattttggtCATAATAGACCTATATGatacgaaatgaaatgaaatgaaataatttggCTCTTCTTAagctccttcccccccccccccccccccgagctgGCCGTGACTTTGCTGGAAAGTGAATTAAAGTGCACGTCGCCTTTATGACGCTCACTAAGCTAGGTCTGTGTACAATTATATTTCAGAGTCCATCTGAAACAATATGCACATCTATAGAATGATACTGTAGGCCCATAGAACCACATCGATATCACAGCCCAACCCACAAAACACTCGAAACTACGTCCTTCCTACTCCCACGCCGAAGTCTTTAAGTGCACTTCGGTTTTCCTCAATAACACATTACGCGTTCCGAGTGGAATAAGGGTCTCTAAGTGTATATTAATTCTCCGTTGTAGCTCAACGACGATGTTAATGGCTACATTTTAATTTGAGTTTCTACTGAATACTTGTGCAATCAacttcttttctctcttgttTCCGTACACAAGCATTACGTTGGCGTGTGCCTTGTGATAATATCACTTCCTCTCACTTAGATCTTTAATCTTGATATTTATCATCGTggcattatcattaccatttccaccatcatcttttattttgttatcgTTGTTTTATTACCATCCACATACTTATTTCAGTGGTTAGTTTTGCAAATAAATCAAAGCATGATTACAATAGATAATGACAGCATGCAGACTGGActttcaaataaatgaaattgtgtGGGGTTGTTattggtgctttttttttcttttgcaactgactgacaaaccGCCATCATTGACGTGAATAAGCACAGATTATCATTTCtcctactaaaacactgaataatcgatGATTATTTACATCGATGAGGGGAAAGTTGTTAACCACTtgtagcagcagcaacaacaacaacagcaaacgaCTCGACGCAATAGTTCATTAATCAAGGTATATAAACACGACGCAAAATTCATCAATCAAGGAATATAAACACGAAGTCCCAGCTGTTTTAAGGATTAGAATCAACACTGGccgtcgggcggaagctcggtatCATCTGGTGAATATACGACGCCTATTATAGTAATCAGGCCCACCATTTATACTGCTACAACACTAAACAATCGGTGTTCATTTACGTCAGTAAAGGGCAATTTGCAAGTATataagttgcaaaaaaaaaagataaacgaagaaaaaaaaactgatagtAATAGTAAAAAGGAGTGGGCGTTGCTCATGTAATGAATTGTCACGCATTACTGAGATCACATCTGCTTCTACACCTAAGGAAATGATGTAAGGGATTATAACGTATCGACACACCTGATACTCTGTCGAAGACATGTCGAGGACAATGCCGCTTTTTAGATGCTGTCGGAAGAAAAACATTGAACTGActacaaaattttcaatgtaatc
The Diadema setosum chromosome 21, eeDiaSeto1, whole genome shotgun sequence DNA segment above includes these coding regions:
- the LOC140244933 gene encoding arylacetamide deacetylase-like, with the protein product MKTSITILVLCLALLLGHLFNTPVPSEMADPWQYRLVVTGYKLVRLIAAVRGFVHPADDNLFKTYNYLMGFALPAADQHVQGSTVQARYTDFDGTRVLLYETRSGRKGLSPALLYFHGGGYAMGSTRDYGPLTRRLAEELDMVVVSVEYRLAPVHPFPAAIEDSLKATKWFLRNAAQFGVDPTRVAVGGDSAGGHISAVIAQQLDDDPSVPDIKLQVLIYPWLQIFDFHTPSYQNYERMFGDSFAVSRPHVAEFVSALVLGRLDNHFMDQLQRNEHTSVSFKQSEQYKHILDYNIIAKKLGQTISTQSGDKQNTYKGNETLWKELKDKLLDPRLSPMVRVDFKGLPMAFIATCELDSLRDDGIFYARLLEEAGVRVAWKNYAGVFHGASAAGPITIPSGAEIIDNAINFIRSNI